The Oryza brachyantha chromosome 6, ObraRS2, whole genome shotgun sequence region aacaaaaaaatcagaagTCCAGCTCTGGTTTATCTTCGAAGAGAACCAATGCTCTTCAGAATCCTGCTGTGATGGCTGCTGTTAGAGGGGGTTCTTATGACAGCACAGTGGCAAAAACCAGTGCCTCATCATTGGTCACTCCTGAACAGATCAGTAACTTCATATCGAACTTAAATTTGTTGGACCAGATTGGTATTGTTGAgttaaatcatatatttaccCACAGTCAAACATTAAACAGTGATGCAATTGTTGCATTTGTGAAAGCTCTTTGCAAGGTCTCAATGACTGAGTTGCAGTCTCCAACGGATCCTCGTATCTTCTGCCTTACAAAAATAGTAGAGATCGCGTAAGATAATTCCCGAGATACACTTATAAACCTACCCTTCAGTAGCAAACAGTAGCTGTGACCCAGTACTTCCGAACTATTCTAATTCTGAACTAAATTCATGCAGGCATTACAATGTAAACCGCATACGTTTGGTGTGGACTCGAATCTGGAAAGTTCTGTCAGAATTTTTTGTATCTGTTGGCCTACTAGAAAACCTTTCTGTTGCAATATTTGTGATGGACTCTCTGAGGCAGCTGGCAATGAAGTTTCTTGAAAGAGAGGAATTGGCAAACTATAACTTTCAGAATGAGTTCCTTAGACCTTTTGTGATTGTTATGCAGAAGAGCAATGCTCCAGAAGTACGAGAGCTGATTGTCCGGTGTGTCTCACAGATGGTTCTAAGTCGCGTCAATAATATAAAATCTGGCTGGAAGGGTGTTTTTATGGTATGCTTTGCAGCAATGTTTCTCCTacaaaaaggttaaaaaattgaaattctTGTGGTGTTTATTGCATTATTTTTGCACTGTGCAGGTATTTACTACTGCTGCAGCTGATGATACAAAAAGTATTGTCCTATTGGCATTTGAAACTGTAGAAAAAATTGTTCGAGATTATTTTCCATACATAACTGAGACGGAGAACAGCACATTCACTGATTGTGTTAACTGTCTTATTGCATTTACAAGTAGCCAATTTAATAGTGATGCTAATCTCAATGCTATCGCATTTCTCCGATTCTGCGCTGTTAAACTTGCCGATGAAGGATTTGGTTGTCAGGAAAATTGTGCCAGTGAACCCAGGAATTTAGTCATGTCAGATGGAAATGCCACCGTGAAAAAGGATAATTCTATTTCCTTCTGGATTCCTCTCCTTGCAGGtatgatattttctttagtGTTAATTACTTCTATCATGCAATATCTTTGGATAAATCAGCATAGGTCATttgtaagatttttatttttatgtttcctttttctctttacaGGTTTAGCCAAATTGACTAGTGATTCAAGGTCAACTATCAGGAGAAGTGCTGTAGGGGTACTCTTTGACATTTTGAAGGATCATGGATACCACTTCTCACAGTCCTTTTGGACCACTATATTTGAATCTGTTGTTTATCCTCTATTTAGCAGTGAAAGGTCTTCATCAAATGATCGAACCTCAACATCAAATAAACCTGAGGATGACTTTTCAAATCTTGAAACCCAGACATTGGCAGTTAAATGTTTGGTGGGTTtgtttattaatttctttgatgTTATGCGGCCAGAACTTTCTAGGGTTGTGTCTATTATCACATATTTTGTCCGAAGTCCCTTCAAACATTCTGCTAGCATAGGTGTATCTGCTTTGATGCGCTTAATTGAGGGAGTTGATACTGAGCTTTCCAAGGAGGAATGGACAGAGATATTGCTGCGCTTCAAGGAATCAGTGTCACATACCTTCctcatattttctaaaattgcaAGAATGATGCAAGATGTTGATATTCCTGATAGATATGAACCTTATTCAGAAACCGATCAATACTCAGATCACGAAAATTACGGCAATGAGGAAGAGGAAGCTAATATGGAGACAACTTCTTATGCTATTGTCAAACTGAAGAATCATATGGCTCTGCTCcttttaattgttcaggtatttttctttattaaacaaattttatcttGTTAATACTCTCATAACATGTTTAAATCTGATTTATGACCCTTTTGGGCATTAAAGTGCAAAAATGTAGTCAGCTGCTTGTATTTTCTATTCTTGTCAACTCTGTGGCTTTTGCATAAGGTAAAAGTTGGGAACTAGGCTGGAACTGTTTAGCTTACAGAGTTACAGTTCAATGTTCTAGTGGCTGGgacctaaaaaaattcattctCAATTAAGATTGTGACTGTTGAAAGAGCAGAGTGGAATGATGAGATTATTAGGAGAAAGTGAGGGTGTGAGAATCACAATTTCAATAATCAATCACTATATATCTCGACCATTTTAACCAAACCTTGCATAGCTGTCTCCATGGGACCATTTGGTTTGTACCTGAAGGCTATATATGACAGTTCTGTGGCAAAGTAGGGTCGTGAAAGGTATTCCTTTTCTaggtaatatttaaaaatctcTTGCCCTTCCCTAGTTGAACAACAAGACAAGTGACCCCAAGATGTTCCAGTTGCTATGGCTTTCTATTTTTCTCCTCCACTGCCTCGGTACTGCATCACTCAGTCTCCTGTCCTTTTGTGCAGGGAATCATTAAATTATATGAGGAACACAGAAAATATCTGTCTTCTGATCATATTAGCATTCTTTTGGAGATGATATCAGCTATTGCGACACATGCAAGTGAAGTGAGCTCTGAATCTTCTTTGCTTATGAAGTTCCATAAAGCATGTTCCCTTTTGGAGGTATCTGAGCCAGCAATTGTCCATTTTGAAAATGAGTCATACCAGACCTACCTCAAGCTTCTGCAAGCCGTGTTTCGTGACTATCCATCCATGTCAGAAGAAATGGACATTGAGTCACAAATACTCCATGTTTGTGAGAAAATACTGCGGATATATCTAAGGTGCACACAGCGTGAACCATCTGATGAAACTTTGCACAGAAGCACATCTATACATTGTGTAGTGCCACTTGGTGCTGCTAAAAAAGAGGAGCTGGCAGCTAGGACTTCATTAGTCCTTCTAGTGATGCAGTTACTGGGCAACCTAGAGGAGGATTCATTCAGGAGAGTACTGCCCTGGTTTTTCCCGTTGCTGGTTGATCTGATTCGTTGTGAGCATAGCTCTGGAGAAGTTCAACACGCTCTGTACAAAATCTTCCAGTCATCAATAGGCCCCATGCTAACAGTATAATGGGACACATTTGTCCTGCTAGGTGTACACCTTTGAGACTCCATGTTGTCAAAGATATTCCATAACCTAGAGGGGCCCCTGATCACTGTTTGGCATCCTGGAGTTCAAGGTGGAAATTCATCATCAGTTCTGGGCACTTGCATAGTGTACTATATATTGTCAATTGAACCTTTCAACTGAGACCAACCTGTCGCCCGTCCTATATTTTGCTGTATAACATGATCAGCCAGATACGAGGGGGAAGGGGATCGATTTTGCCGGTATTCCTTTCCGGCAATATGAGACTATCAGTAACTGAACACTGTAGCCGGATTTTACCCCTTATGGACGGACTCTTTTGAGATTCATGTGTGGAGGTAATATTTCAGAATCCTGTTATGCAGAAGGGCAACATGCTCGCAATCCATCATGTATATTACTATACTAGTTCCATAGTACCATGTGATGTGGAAACGCCTGTGTGGCTGTGCTACACGGAAATCGTTtgaagatttgattttttttttttgataatatctTCTGTAGTGAAACTAAATTAGCGTGCGAGACTAGCCTTGTATGTAAGATGAGCAGAGTGTGTGTAATTCTTTGTTGGATGCGTAATATAGTGAAAAGAATGTTGTTTGCCGAATGATTTATGGAAACTCATCAAGCCACTAAGAACACTAAGCGTGTATTAAGGCAGCAAATGCAGAATTTTTGCTAGGGTGAAGATAGAAGACTGACAGCTGTCCAAATTATCTAcgtgtaatatatattttttaaaaaaggaatagataacGGAAGCTTTTATTGAATTCACACAGTTACATGAGAGTGATACAATCAAAATAAGATGCATACAGCCAAAACTAAACCGTGTAGCTCTAACAAGATTTTATGTATGATGTGAAGCACTCAATAATAGATACAACTGTCTCAATTGTCGTGCAAACAACACGACAGTGGATTGATCATTTGACAACCAAtcagctatagctagctaagaATCCGCAAGAATAGATTACTAAGGTACAGAGACAAACTGCAGCGCGAGTCACCAAAAggtatttgattattttccaGGATCAAACTGCCATTATTTAGTGACATGCTACATAAAGTGTGTTGATATAAACAGTTGTACAGTTTGAGAGGAATAATTTACACGAACAGCCGAGGACGCGATGTCATAGACAGACCCACACCCTAAAGCTGTATATAAATGCAACACGATCACATGCATTGGAGAGATGATGAGAAGGACGAAGAGAATTGGCTATACAACAACGGGGAAACCAGACGCATCAGAACTTTTGAAAGAATTGACTAGCTCTACGATTTGGACCCTACTTGAGCTATTATACACAGGGGGCTAGATCCCAGACTCCAATTCCGGCATCCAGTTAGGTCCATGTACAGGCCACCAGCTATCAGAATTCCTGGCAGGAGATGGGGGAATGCACAGACACTTACAGAAGCAGCGCGAGAGTGGCTTTGTACTCTCGCGCTTCGCTGCCCCTTCCAATGGAGCAGCTTGACATTCACATTTATAAGGATCAGGTAACCATGGATAAGGAGAACCTGTGGAATAGAACCAAACACAGATGATTCAATTCAGAATATTGAGAGGAGAGAGActttaaaaaagaacaagGCATGCTCAAGTTAGATTAGTATGATGACCAACCTTTAGAATGCAAAAGATGACAGTTTGCAAGAAAAGAAGCGTGCCGCCCAATTAGCAGTACTGCTGTTCTTAGTCCTGCTGCAGACTATAGGATACCTGTTATAACAAAACAAAGTGTCAGAACATTATGGCTGATAGGAATGGAACCAATATAATATGATGAACACACCTCAATTTGTCACTTGTTGGCATCCTTATGTCAGCCCGATGTTTGTTCTGAAATGTTGTTTGGTGTGAATTGTGCACGAGCAGGGATCAAGAGCTGTTGCTGAGGGCGTGGAGCTCCTGTTTCCACAGAAGTGGTATATGTTAGAAACATAGCAATAATAATATAGGATGTTTGTGGAAGTTTCTCAGTTCAATCATCAAAGATTGACTTACCTGGAGAATATTGTTGCTGAACTGCTGACATGCGTATAACATTTGCCGTATTCTGATTCGATAGAGGCATGATTTGACTTGGTACATAGCCAGGGGAATAAGGTTGATCACCAGGCACAGGTTGGCCAAACTGCCCATATGGGTAAACTCCTGGGCCTAATGTTCTGGGACTGCCATATACTGGAACATACTGTTGCCCAACATATGAACCATATGCATTCTACAGAACTAAAAGTATAATGAATTAGCAAAAGTAATTGCAAAGAAGGAACTATATGatatacaaaaaaatatggacaAGATTCTGGAATTCTAAACCTGAGGATACATGTACTCTGGCCCATAGGTTGATGGTCTGCATTTGAAAAAACAATCGATCATTACTGGCAACAGCTAGGCCTTTTCatttggaaataaaagatattcACAAAGACGGTATCTATATAACATCCACAAAGCACAATCCCAGACTAGCTACGACTTTAACAATGTGCCAGATATTCACAGCCTAATAGGATATCAGATCCTTAGCTGTGCATGATCATTGCCAACGATACATTAAATGAGCTGTTAACCTACCCAAAAGAAGGATATACATATGCCTGTTGATAGTTGTAGGGTGGTTGCTGATATGTTGGGCTTTGCACATACATGCCCCCTGGAACCGCCACACCTCCATTGTATGGGATGACCGGCCTTAAAGGTGCTACTACCACAttaaaaagaagggaaaaaaaaacttatcacAATACTTTAACATACACACGGACCTGAAAAGGTGATTAAGCATGCATAAACCAGTAGTTTTGTGACTATAAACTTTTGTTGTAGAGTCCTACCAAGGGCAGAATATAAAAGAAACTTAAGAAATGACATATGCACTTTTATCATGGAGCTGTTTAGCAACTAGTCTTTGTATTAATGCATACTGTTCCATCTATTTTGAGTTTTTGCTAGGAAGGCTTTCCTGGTTAGGAAAAACCCAGTGGATATCATGAGCTTTATGCCATTTTGTATACATTTGATGTTTTCAATCCTATTCACTATCATATGTTATTTGAAGTCCAATTTCAGAGATTGTCACCGAAAATTTAGGTAGAAATCAGAACTGTTCCAAGATTGAACATAACTTGATGGTTATTGGCTGGTTACCATATCTTGGTCTAGGTGCAAGAGAAACATTACAGACAGGAATTCTAACTTATGCCAGATCACTAACTTCCCAGCAAAATCTGAGAATACATCTGTCGTTGCAAGTTGCAGACCATGAAAAAGATGTCTGAATTGTAAATTACcaattttatctaaaagcaATAATGATTGTACCAACTACCAACTCATGATTCATGAGTTGTCCCCTTTCTGTTATCGATTCTGTTACCTAATTTTCATTTAAACTAAATCCTGCAATACCtttcctctaaaatttaacatttaaCAGAGAAAGGACTACTAGTGCCTGATCatcttcagttttttttttcataaataactCAAGCTTCTTATCAGAATTGATTTGCCAGTAGACTCTATAGCTTTTAATGACATTGTGAAACATGGGTGAGTTGCtctacatatttatttatttattaatcatcTAATGATAACTCCCTTTTTCCTTTACAATTTTAATTACTGGGAAAAAGTAGTTAGCACATGAAAGGAACAGATAACAGGAAAAAAGGCTATGAGCATCAACTCTGGAATGGTAGAATTGTATGATTATGATAACTCCAATTTGTTGGGAATGGGCAATGATTATAAAAGGCATTGCAACCAAATTTTAAGATGGTGGAAACAATAGTATATAGATACGACAGTTATGCAATTACAGTAGCTGAAAACTAAGTTAGCAGACCTACCGAAAGGCACAGCCGGCCCAGGACGCCCTAAGATGGCAAGGTTGCAGTTTGCGCGCCGCCCATCGATTACCGGATACGGATCCATACAAGCCATCCTCGCCGACTCTGGGTCCCGGAAGGTCACCTGTACAAACCTCCACACAAAATTAAGACTAAACGTTAAACCCAGGACACCCAATTTCCCCTCATAGAACGAAATTACTTCGAATTCCTTCGTCAAATCCAAATACCCTAATCCACAATTTAAAGCACAAAATTGAACTCCAATTAGGAAGTAGGAAAAGATTCAAACAACTTAAAAGGATAGCAGCATCCAAACCCTAGACCTGAATAGCAGCTGAGGCTGTGCGCTCCAATTCCCCCAGCAAATTCAAATGCTTTTCCCCCATTTCCAAACCACAGTAACAAAATTCCCAAATCACATAACCAAGGAATCGACTCAAAGGTTCCGAATTCATAAACCTCCCCAGCTGATCACACACGATAGCCACCAATCCAAAACCCATCccaagttttttaaaaaaacacacaggTGAAAAACAACAACACGCgaaagaaagaggaggaggcggcgcagaaCTCACGAATCCGTAGCCCTTGGACCTCCCGGTGGCGCGGTCGGTGATGACGACGGCCTCGAGGATCTCCCCGTACGCCTCGAAGTGCGCCCGCAGCCCCTCGCTCCGCGTCTCCCACGCCAGGCCCCCCACGAACACCTTGGTGTACGTCGTGTCCCCGTACGGCCCGCTCAGGTAGTGCAGCGCCGGcgtcccccctccccccactcccacccccgccgccggagacCGCTGCGGCGTCATCCTCacctcaccaccaccgccaccgccgccgccaccccacCCTCCACGCGCATccaccccacccccacccccaccgccaaaccctaaccctagaaGAACCAGccgcaagcaagcaagcaggcGAGGTGGCGTGTTAGGCCTAGCTAGGGCTATAACCCAGCCAATCGCGCGCGCTATTATAGCCGCGCTAATCCGCGAGGCGGTTACAATTAGCGGTTAAACTGCGCGCGGGAGAAGGGAAGCGGAAGCCAACTGCGCGCGAAGAATCACGCATTCACGCGGGAGGGTGGGGATCGGATtgggagggggaaggggaagaaggGTAGTTTGGGTGTTCTGTATTTGTATTTGGATGGGGACTTGTCTCATGGCTGATTAATTATTGCtattttggattttatatGGATCAAACTTGGGATGATCTTTCTTTTCTGCCTGCCTATGCGGCTTTTTCTGTTGTGCCCTTTCTCTGTTTGCGGTGTGCTCTTTTATCTCCTGCAATGAGAAAATATCCTCTGTTGCTTTTATCCGGAGTGAGAGAGTGTCTGTTGTATCTGGATCCTCTACTACTATATAACAGTGATGTGATATTATAGTTACTAATATATGGATTTCAATAGGACTTACACGTTAGTCATCATAATAATGACATAATGATAGAGGATCCTAATCCGCTCCTCCGTTGATCATTGCATTTACATTTCTCTTTGTTATACCTTTCCATTAtccttatattattttagctACAATTATCTGAAATGTGTTCTTTTATGCATATTATccttagatatttttttggtttttatacaCACGTTTCTCGAATAGTTAAActgtgtgttttttaaaatatatataaagtttattatattactactacatttctaaatttctaaagtatatttttaactttatagtagttaatttattgtgtatttcattaaataactacaaaaataagataacaatttatcttttatctgtAAAAAGAACGCACCCTGGTGGAAAGGTATTTTGGGTAGCTACCAAGACTACTCCCtacatcttcttttttttatataagacaTGCTAGTGTTATTCAGTCCCAACAGTGAGATTGGTGTAGTAGTGTTATCTTATcacgtcaaaaaaaatattatggcaAAATAGTGTTATTTGGTTATGTCAGATATGACTGCATGGCCAAGCGgtttaaatatgaaaataggTTATGgatgttttaattttaaaattgaaaaatatgaaagttttttaaaaataaaaattcactACTATGACTACTCCTTACATCcatttatataagaaatactAGTGTTTAAAAATTACCCAATAATATAAAGTATTATATACAACTAGTTCAATCAATCACGTTCCATTTAAATTTCTCTCCTTTATCTTTAATGGTTTAACCATCACTGCTCTATATCGCTAAGACCAATTATGATCATTTCctcctctatttttaattttcccAAAACCACCTAAGTCCCTATGGACGGGATTGTATGCAGCACTGCTGTGCAGTAGGTGGAACTAACATGTGGGCTCTATATCTTatgggcccacgtgtcagtctctATTATTGCGCAACAATAACGGTAGATGATCCATCCCAGGTACCTACTACAAGAATTTATAGTATCGGTGCCTTGTACACACCATTGGATTGTGATGCTTCATGCTTGCATCAGTTTAGTCCTACACCAGAAGTGCTATAGCGTAAAATCTGACGTAATTGGTGTTTACCACTGTAGTTACAGTAAAGTGTACTGTTTACTGTAGCAGACACATTTTTGCTGTATCAAATAGCTTCTTTATGCAGTAGAGCAGAGGATTTGTTTCCATCTCTGTTACTCTGTTACTAGTTGAAAGAGTGTGATGGTGCTTGGGACTGGAGTAAGTTTTTAGTTTGTCAAGTATCAGCATCATTCTATGAAATTCTTGGTCGTGCTTTAATCCCAATTAAGTGGTCGTGGcaaagagtggcaaaaaattaaaagttccCAAGttgatgtttaattttataattgatttCATAGATTTGACATAttacttttgtttattttcataatagcTAATAAGACATGTAAAAACCTGCGTAAAATTATTCTTAAGCATCACAAAGCACATCCAGACACTGCGCTTCTCCGTCTGTTTTCAATTGTAAGCATGTTATAAGtcatttttaacttttgcatAAATAACACAAGAATTAAAGTAATAAAATAACTCTATTGCCTttcatatatgttatattgaAACGGCACCTCGTCTATTTATGAGAATCCCCCCCCCCTGTTTCAAATTACttgctattttattatttaattttctttatcaATATAGTTGTCATTCTCACATTCTAAAGCATCTTTAGAGAAGATATGCCTTCATTAGTGCAGCCATAGCTTAGTTTAATCATAGTTAACGACTTCTTTGGGAAAATGGTTGGGATGTATTTAATGAGGGTAACGATTGAGGTGAtcatcatttggttttttgagagaaaaacgaaatgatatatttataaataaaaaatattttattaataaaaattttatatatgtgttcttagtgatataaatactaaaaataaattagattaAAAACTCTAAGTTTAAAgctgaaaattcaaaaattggtttataagtatcagtagaagcgaaaagatgaggctgtgAATTTGTCACAACTACTTGTTTACTGTGAGGTTAATTAGAATGACAATTgattgaaatggagggagtagcattACATAGCAAAGGTAGACATAGAAGTAAAGATGAACAAAATGCTTAAAAGTTTCATAACAACTTAATttaagagaagaaaaggatgTTAAAATAAAAGTGACTACTATTTAACAACTTAATttaagagaagaaaaggatgTTAAAATAAAAGTGACTACTATTTAAAATTAGAGGGATCCGGTGGTAATTCAGAATGCGTACAGGCGGACACATctctgaaaattttaaattagaagGAGACCAAATTGCAGTGATCGCTACTAAGCTAAAAGTTTGATATGCCTgctgtattaaaaaaatgcgaTCTATTCTCTGCTTACAA contains the following coding sequences:
- the LOC102700908 gene encoding RNA-binding protein 38-like isoform X1 produces the protein MTPQRSPAAGVGVGGGGTPALHYLSGPYGDTTYTKVFVGGLAWETRSEGLRAHFEAYGEILEAVVITDRATGRSKGYGFVTFRDPESARMACMDPYPVIDGRRANCNLAILGRPGPAVPFVAPLRPVIPYNGGVAVPGGMYVQSPTYQQPPYNYQQAYVYPSFGPSTYGPEYMYPQNAYGSYVGQQYVPVYGSPRTLGPGVYPYGQFGQPVPGDQPYSPGYVPSQIMPLSNQNTANVIRMSAVQQQYSPGAPRPQQQLLIPARAQFTPNNISEQTSG
- the LOC102700908 gene encoding RNA-binding protein 38-like isoform X2, whose translation is MTPQRSPAAGVGVGGGGTPALHYLSGPYGDTTYTKVFVGGLAWETRSEGLRAHFEAYGEILEAVVITDRATGRSKGYGFVTFRDPESARMACMDPYPVIDGRRANCNLAILGRPGPAVPFAPLRPVIPYNGGVAVPGGMYVQSPTYQQPPYNYQQAYVYPSFGPSTYGPEYMYPQNAYGSYVGQQYVPVYGSPRTLGPGVYPYGQFGQPVPGDQPYSPGYVPSQIMPLSNQNTANVIRMSAVQQQYSPGAPRPQQQLLIPARAQFTPNNISEQTSG